The genomic region CGCGAGCCGCCCGAAGCGCTTCCGCGATCTCTCCGGGGGCATGAAGCAGAAGCTGCTCGCGGCGATGGCGCTCGCGGCCGAGGCGGAGGTGCTCGTGTGCGACGAGCCGACGGCGAACCTCGACGGAGAGGCGCGCGTCGCGTTCTTCTCGGAGCTCGCCGCGCGCCCGCCTAGCAGCGTCGTGGTGTTGTGCTCGCACCGCATCGAGGAGGTGCAGAAGCTCGTCGCGCGGGTCGTGGAGCTCGGTGACGGGCGCGTGGTCCGCGACGCGTCGCTCGACGAGGTGCTCGTCGGCCTGAAGGCGTTCCGTGTAGAGGTCACCCTTCGCGCCGGGGCGACGGCCGCGCGGGCCGAGGCGATGCTCGTCGGGCGCGGCTTCACGCGGTGCGGTGAGGCCCGCTTCGGGGCGAGCGTGGCGCAGCACGAGAAGGTCGAGCTCGTCACTCGCCTCCTCGCCGAGCACAGCGCCGACCTCGCCGATCTCAGCATCGTGCCGGTCGACGATCTGGCGCGCGCCTCCCGAGAGCCTGGGCCGCGGCGCCTCGAGGTGGTCGCGTGACGCGCGCCGGCTGGCTGATGGTCGCCGCCGCGTCGCTCGCGTGGGCGTGCACGAAGCCCGACCAGCCGGTAGACCCCGTCTGGGGCAAGGAGCCGTGCGCCGACTGCTCGATGCTGGTGAGCGAACGCAGGTTCGCCGCGCAGCTCGTGCACGACGGCGAGCGGAGATACTTCGACGACGTTGGCTGCCTGGTGCTCTGGGCCGACAAGCACGGCGGCACGCCGGCGCACGCGTGGGTGCACGAGGGCGCGAGCGGGCCCTGGGCGCCCGCGCGCACCGCCCGCTTCGCGGAGGGTGCGCGCACCCCCATGGACTACGGCCTCGAGGCGCGCACCGACGGCGCGCTCGGCTGGGAAGAGGCGCGCGACCGCGTCGTGGCAAAGCGAGGAGTGAAGCGATGAGCTCCGCGACCCAGGTCTTCTTCCGCCTCGAGATCGCCGAGGCGATGCGCTCCCGCTGGCTCGTGTTCACGGCGGTCGTCTATGGCCTCGTGTTCGCCGGCTTCGTGTGGCTTGGCCTCCGCGAGAGCCGCGTCATGGGCTTCACGGGGCTGTCGCGGGTCGTGCTCAACGTGTCGAACGCGATCGTCTTGGTGGTGCCGCTGGTCGCGCTCATCGCCACGAGTCAGGTCATCGTCAAGGCCCGGCACAGCGGCTACTTCGAGCTCATGCTCTCGCAGCCGGTCCGCCGCAGCGAGTGGTTCGTCTCGGCGGTCGCCTCCCGCCTCGCCGTCATCGTCGGGCCGCTCCTCGTGCTGTTCGCCGCGGCGCTCGTCGGCTCGGCGCTCGGCGCGCAGCCCGACGCCGCGACCGGCCCCATCGTCGCCCGCTGCCTGGCCGTAACGGTCTCGCTCGCGTGGGCCTTCATTGGCATCGGCTTCTGGATCTCGGCCTCGGCGCGCACCCCCGAGCGGGCGACGGTGCTCGCCCTCCTCGCGTGGGTCGTGGCGAGCGCGCTGCACGACTTCGCGCTCATCGGCGCGCTGCTCCGCGTGAGGCTGCCGCCCGAGGTCGTCTTCGTGCTCGCCGCGGCGAACCCGGTCGAGTCGGCGCGCATCGCCGTGCTCAGCGGGGTCGACCCCGAGCTGTCGGTGCTCGGGCCGGTGGGGTTCTGGCTCGCCAACACGCTCGGGCCGCGCCTCATGCTCGCCGTCGGCGTGGCGTGGCCCGCGCTGCTCGGCACCCTTGGCCTGTTGGCGGCCGAGCGCCGCCTCGTGTCGTCGGATCTTGTGAACTAATGGAAAGTATGAGGAAAAAAATGAAGACTCTGCGCAACATCTCGTCCGCGTGCGCCACGCTCGCGCTGGTCCTCGGCGTCGCGGGCTGCAGCAAAGACGAGCCCAAGCCCAGCACCGGAGCGACCACCGGCGCCGCGGCCGCGGCCGCGGTGGACGTCAAGCCCATCTTCGCCGAAAAGTGTGTGCCCTGCCACGGCGACAAGGGCAAGGGCGACGGCCCGGCCGCCGCGGCGCTGAACCCGAAGCCGCGCGACTACACCGACAAGGCCTGGCAAGCCTCAGTCACCGACGAGCAGATCAAGAAGACCATCGTGTACGGGGGCGCGGCCGTGGGCAAGAGCCCCAACATGCCCTCGGCGCCCGACCTCGACGGCAAGCCCGAGGTCGTCGACGGCCTGGTCAAGTACATCCGGGCGTTCGCGAAGTAGGCACTGACGGTTGGCCGCTCACGCGGGCGCGAGCGCGCCGTCGAGCGGCCACATCGGCTCGACGGGTTCGCCGCCGAACGCCTCCTCATCGGTCGGGGACACGCGCACGAGCGCGACGAGGTCTCCGACCGTGCGGGTCGCGGCGAGTCCATCGAAGGTGAGCACCCGTCCGAGGGCGTCGGCCACCTCGAGCGCGACGAGCATGAGGTCGGCGGGCCCGAGTCGCCAGTCTTCCGCGAGCCGCTGGCCGCCGCCGAGCCTCGCCCGAGGCACCTGGAGGCGGTTCGCCAAGGCGCTCAGCGTGACTGATTCGCAGGGGTCTTCCATGGTCGGTCCTTCCGGCGGTGGTCGCCGCTCGGTGCACTGAAGCACGCGAGCGAGGGCCACGCTTCCCGGTAAACGGTTCTTTACGATCGCTGCGGTCGAGCTTTCCTTGGGGCCCGCCCGCGCACGCGCGGCGTCGCCGGGGCGCGGGCCGAGTCGGGCGGATTTTCCGCTTCGCGGCTCGGCTCCCCCACGAACACGTCATGGCCTCGCGAGAGCAGGCGCGAGACCAGCGGGTGCTCGATGCGTCGCTCCGCAGTGAGCAGAAAGAAGCGCTCTCGGAGGGCGGGCGCCCGCCCGATGCAGTCCACGTTGTAGTGCGCGGAGATCTCGCGGCTGATGGCCTCGGGGCCCGCAAAGACTCCGCGGCCGTCCTCCCCGTAGGCCTTTAGCAGCGCGCTGTCGTCGATCTCCGCGGCGACCCGCGGCACCACGCCGTGCTTTTCGAAGTACGCGAGGAGCGCGTGTTGTTGCACGTTCGCAGGCCCGGGGAGCAGGAACGGCGCCCGATCGAGACACCTCGGGAAGTCGCCCTTGAGCTCGCTCGCCAGTGAGCGGGCCGCGAAGAAGGCCGTGCCGCACTCGCCGAGGGCGTGAGCGAAGACGCGGGGCGTGGTGTTCGGCGGCGCGGGCGTATCGGTGATCAGCACGTCGAGCGCGTGGCGCGCGAGGTCGTCGAGGAGGCGCACGGTCGCGTCCTGCCGAATGGTGAGGCGGATCGGCCCCTCGATCGTCTCGAGCGACGCGAGCACGCGGCGCGCGATGACCTTGGGCACGACGTCGGACACGCCGACGGCCAGGCGCACCGGTCGCCCCGCGACACGCGGGGCGCCGCTGGGCGCCCGCAGCGTCTCGGTGAGCTCCTGGCCCAGGGAGAAGATGTCCTCCGCGTACGTGAACACGTGGCGCCCCACGTCGGTGAGGGCGAGGCGTCTGCCCTCGCGGAAGAAGAGCGTCTCCCCCAGCGCAGCCTCGAGCGCGCGGATCTGCTCGCTGACCGTGGGGTGAGAGAGCCGCAGCTTGCGCGAGGCCGGCGCGACCCCCCCCTCGGTGACGACGACGAAGAAATAGAACAGATGATTGTAGTTGAGCCAGGGGGTCGCGGGGGCCACTCCCCATGATGTAGGTATTTCCTACATGTCGCCTCGGAATTTCCTGAATTCCGCTCGCGCAGCGGCGAACTAGGTTGAGGTCTCGCTCCGCAACGACGAGGTGCTCTCGATGAACGCGCAGATCCCGCTCCTTGCCTCGACCACTGTCCATGACCGGCGCAACCTGCCGCTGTGGGTCGTGCTGGCCTTCTCGGCGGGAGCGGTGAACGCGGCGGCGCTGGCGGCGTGCCAGCGCTTCGTGTCCCACGTGACCGGCACGGTCACGCGCGTGGGGGCCGACTACGGGAGCGCCTACCTGCTCCTCGACTACGCCGCGGTGCTGGGGGCCTTCGTGGTGGGCGCGATGAGCTCGTTCTGGATGTTGGACGGCCGGCGGCTGCGTGGGAAAGCTCCGTTCGTCGGGCTCCCGCTCGCGATGGTCGCGATGATCCTCGCGCTCGTGGCCGCGCTCGGGCGGTTCGGCGCGTTCGGTCCGTTCGGCAAGACGGTGGAGACCCCGGGCGATTTCCTCATGCTCGGGCTGCTCGCCTTCGCCATGGGGCTCCAGAACGCGTCGGTGGCGTCGACGTCTGGCATGATCGTCCGCACCACACACATGACCGGCCCGCTCACGGATCTGTCGATCGCCCTCGGCGCCTACCTCTCGACCGCCGCGCCGGCGGACCTGCGGGAGCGCGCCAGAGCCGGGATCGTGCTTCGCGGGGCGAAGATCCTCGCGTTCATCGCGGGCGCGCTGGTCGCGTCGATCGCGGCCACGCGGCTGGAGTACCTGACCTTCTTGATCCCGGCGGGCTTCGTCGCCGTCGCTGCGTACGTCTTGAGCAGCGTCGTCGAGTACGAGACGCAGGGCGTCGTCGCCACCTGACCCGTCGCCACCAAACCCTGTCCCGGTCCGCACACGGACAGACAGCAGTCACCCGAGGAGAGTAGGCGGAAATGCGAACGCACACGCGCGAGACCCAAGCCAGCATCACGCCGGAGAAGTCCCTGCAATTTCTGAAGGAGGGCAACGCGCGCTTCGTCGCGAACCTGCGCGCGCACCGCGACCTCCTCGAGCAGATCAACGACACCCGCGACGGTCAGTTCCCGTTCGCCACCATCTTGAGCTGCATCGACAGCCGCACCTCGGCAGAGCTCGTCTTCGACCAGGGCCTCGGCGACATCTTCAGCGTCCGGATCGCGGGCAACGTCGTCAACGACGACATCCTCGGGTCCATGGAGTTCGCGTGCAAGATCGCCGGAGCGCGGTCGGTCGTGGTGCTGGGGCACACGAAGTGTGGCGCCATCAAGGGCGCGTGCGACGGCGTCCAGATGGGGAACCTGTCGACCCTGCTGAACAAGATTCAGCCCTCGATTTACGCCGAGCGGACTATCCACGAGGACCGCACCTCCGCGAACGGGGCGTTCGTCGAGCGGGTCGCCGAGCTGCAGGTTCGTCGCTCCGTGCGGGCGATCGTCGAGCAGAGCGTGACGCTCCGAGCGATGATCGACGCGGGCGAGCTCGCCGTGATTGGCGCGCTCTACGACGTCGAGTCCGGGCTCGTCACGTGGCTCGAGGACACGAGGCTTTTGGGGCGGACTACGCTCTAAATCACCGAGCATGATCTTCGATCAAGCCCGGTGATTCATTCCTCCTGTCATCGGAGGACTCCGTCCTCCGCCCCACGGGCGGAGCCCTTTGGGGGCCCCACCTCCTGGTTTTGGGTCCCGGCCCAAGACGAGGCACCGAGATCGCGGCGAAGAGCTCGCGCTCCGCACCCCAGGACGGAGGCGTACTGTTCGTAGCGGTGCAGCACGGGGATCGGATGGCAACGGCCCGGAGCCGCTCGAGTCCTCGGCGCGCGCGCCCTCCGCGCAGGCTGCACACGCCGCGGGCTCCGCCGCGGGGAGCGCACGGCGGCCCGAGCTTTCTCATGGTCGAACAGCGACCGAGGGCGCTCGTTTCCCTGGCAGGATCTACAAGGCGAGGGCGGCGTCGAGCAGATCGCCCACGGTCTTTGGGGTGAGGGGCGCCGCCGCCACGGACTGCACGGCGACGAGCTCCGCGGGAGCGCGAGCCGCCACTACTTGCGCCGGCGAGGTGAGGTTGGGGGGGGCGGCCGCCGCGCGTGGCTGGGGCGTGTCGCCGCCGCCTACGCCGATGAGCGTGCCCACGGACTCGGGCTCGTCGCCCCCGAGGTCGGGGAGGGCGGCCTCGGGCCGGGGGGCGGCCCCCTTGGTGGGCTCCGGGGTGAGCGCCTTCTGGCGGCCGGACTCCGGCGGCGGCGTGACACGATCGCCGTCGTCGTCCTCGTCGGTGGCGAGCGTCAGCGAAGGCGTGACGGCGCGCGGCGCGGAGAGCGGCGGCGCGGGGGTGGCCGCGCGAGGGGCGGACGGCGGCGGAGGCGCGCGACCGGAGGCGGGGGGCGGGCGGAGGCGGAGGGGCGACGACCGGAGGCGGAGGGGCGGCGACCGGAGGCGGAGGGGCGGCGACCGGAGGCGGAGGGGCGGCGACCGGAGGCGGAGGGGCGGCGACCGGAGGCGGCGGAGGCGCGCTAATGGGCGACGGGCGCGCCACCACGGGGGCCGCCTGCATGAGCGTCGCTTCGTCCGGATCGTAGCCGTCGTCCGCCTGCTCCGCGGCGGCTGCCGAGGCACCGGGCACGGGCGTCGAGGGCTCCGAGTCGGGCGGCTCGGGGATCGCCATCGCCGCAGGCCGCGACGGGCGCGGCGGGGGCTCGGCGCGGGGGAGGGCCGGTCGACTCGATGGCTCGGGCTGCGGCGCGAGCGCGAGCGCGAGCGCCGCGGCGGCCGGCGCCATGGGCGGCTCGGCGTCGGGCGTCCCGGGCCGCGCGGGCGCCGCCGCGACCGTGCGGGGCTCGGCTGTGCGCGCCACGACCCGCGCGAGGAGGGCCTCCAGCTTCTCGACCCGGGCTTGCGCTTCGCTCACGACACACCTCCATGAAGCTTCTCGAGGACGGCGCCGAAGCTGTCGCCCGCGGCGAGCCACGCGCGCGCGCGCTCTGCGGTCCCGCGGCTCGCGATGAGGAGCTTGGCCTGACCGTCGCTGCTGCTCAACTGGACGGCGTGCGTGTCTTTCCCGGTGGAGGTCGCCAGCGCGGCGCCGACGAGGCCCGCGAGGAACGCGTCGTCGTCGACGGCGGGATTCCCCACGACCACGACGAGGGCCCGGCCCCAGCGCTCGAGCGCCAGAGTGCCGAGGCCCGAGGCGGCGAGCTCTCCGCCAAGCTCGGACACGAAGGTCTCGAGGGACACACCCACCGTGGCCTCGCTCCCGCCCAAGCGCGCGGCGACGCGGGCGCCGAGCGATGCGCCGAGGGCCTTCCCGAGGGTCACGCGGAGCTCCGCCTCGGCCTCGAGCGCCAGCTCGATGAGGGCGGCGGCGGGCAGGAGCACGAGCCGTTCGTCATTCGAAGCGAGCGCGGCGCCTCGGGGCAGGTCGAGGCGCACCGCGCGGGCGGGATCGAAGCGCGCGGCATCGGAGGATGAGGTCATGGTGCCTTTGCTGAGCGTGGGCGAAGTGACATACGAGGGACCCGACCGGGCACGATACCCTTCACGCGCGGGTCCGCGGAAGGGCGCACGAGACCTTTCTTTATAGTTGGGGGCAAAACACGGTGTCAAATGCGCGTAAGGTCTCTCTGTGAGGTCTTCCGAGGGGGTCATCGCGCGTCGCCGTCGCTCCGCGCTCGCTCGTCGGGCTCGCGGCCTCGTAGCGTGCCTCGCGTTCGCGTGGTCACCCGTAGCGCGCGCGCAGACCGAGGCGCCCGAGCCTGGGAGCGACGCGGGCCCGCCTGTTCCGCCCGACGCGCCCTCGGGCCGCGTCGTCACCTACGGACCGGCGCGGGCCGAGGCCGTCCGCGGCGCGCCCATGCGGGCGTGCTCTTTCCACGAGGCGGTCTGCGTCTGGGGGAGGGCAGGTGACGAGCCGACCTCGCGCGCGGTCCTCGCGCACGCCGAGGCCGCGTTCGCGGGCCTCCACGGACCGCTGCGCATGGCGCGCCCGGAGCCCGGGCAGCTGACGGGCGCGTTCGACCTCATCCTCGTGGACGGCGAGGTCGAGGGCGAGATCGTGCTGGACGAACGCGATCCTCGCTCCCCGCTCGATCGCGGCGGCGGCTACGGGCGCCTCTCCCGCCGCCTCGATCGGGGCTGCGCGCTCCAGGTGGCGGTCACGCGTCTCGTGGTCCGTGGCCTGCTCCTTCGCACCGCGCCTGGCGCGGACGAGGGATCCGCGCAGGCCGAGGCGCAGGCCGTCACCGAGCTGCTCGTGCCCTGCGCTCCCGTCCGGGCGACCGCCGCCTACCTCACGTTCCAAGAGCACCCCGAGCGCGCGTTGGTGTCGCGCGTCGCGGGCGAGTCGGGCGGTCGGTTCGAGGCGCTGCACGAGCCTGCGCTTTGGGGCCTCCGCACCGTGGACGACCGCGTGGACGATCGCGCGGGCGCCCCGCAGGCCGTGGGCACGGCGCTCTTCTACCGCTGGCTCGATCGCGGCTACGGCACGGAGCCTGGGGCCGTGCTCCGCGGGCTCATCGCCCTCCGCGCGCACAAGACGCCCCCCGGCAGCGTGCGCTGGGTGAACGAGCCCGACGCGTTCGACGTGCTCGGGAAGAGCTTCGCGGGCAGCCTGTTCGAGGGGTCCAAGCTCGAGGACCTGCTCCTCGAGTTCGCCCTGTCTCGGGCGCACTTCGGGCCGGAGGCGCCCGGCGGTGTCCAGGCGTCGGGCGCGAGCGCGGCGCTGGGCGACGCGCCGCCCGTGCGGGTCGATTGGGACGTGCCCTGGCCCGCGACGCCGCGTCGACTCGCGCCGGCCTACCCGCTCGAGCCCACGGGCGCGTCGTATGTGGTCGTCCATACCGCCGGCGCCGCGCCGGGCGCGAGGCTCCGCGTCGAGGCGGCGTGGGAAGACCACGCGAAGCTCCGACTCGGCTTCATGCGCATCGACAAGGCGGGTCGCGAGCTGTCGCGGGGGCGAATCGCGAACCCGCCTAGCGCGCGCGAGGCGCAAATGTCGATCGCCGATCTCGACCAGACGGAGCGGGTCGTGATCGTCGTCACGAACGCGGGGGATCCTTCGTTTCATTTCGACCCTGACGACGTCGTCTTCGAGCCTCACTCCTACGGCCTCATCATCGCCCCCGAGTAGTCGCGAGGTCTCGCTTCGTGGCCTGTCCCGCGCGCCGCGTGCTACGCTCTCGCCGATGCTCCAGCGTACGCGAGTGAAGGTCCTGGGCGGCGGCGTCGTGCTCGGCGCGCTGGCGTGGGTGGGGGTCTCCGGGGTCGTCGGCGCGTGCGCCGAGAAGAAGAGCGCGATCATGCTCGCGATCACCACCGACATGAAGGCCCCGAAGGACGTGAACTCGGTCTCCGTCAGCATCAGCACGAACGGCACGGTGAAGCACAGCTTCATCGGCCGCGTGCGGAACGGGGAGGTCGAGCTCCCGGCGACCCTCGCGATCGTCGAGCCCGAGGAGCCCGGCGCGACCATTCGCGTGCGCGTCATGGCGTTCCAAGACAACAAGCCTCGCGTCCTGCGCGACGTGCGCACGAGCATCCCGAAGGGTGGTCGAACAGGGCTGCTGCGCATCCCCCTCAACTTCGCGAACGACGGCTCCACCAAGAGCGAGCCCGTCGCGCTGCCCCTGGGCGACGGGGTGACGACGAAGAGCGGGAACGCGGAGGGGTTCGACTTCTTCGCGTCGTTCCGGCCCGACTGCCCCGACCCGCTGAACGAGACGTGGATCGACGGCGCCTGTCAGGACAACGAGGTGAAGTTCGAGTCGCTGCCCGATTTCGACCCCGCCGCGATCATCCCGGCATCGGGCGCGGGCTGCTTCGACGTGGCGAAGTGCTTCGCGGGCGCGACCCCCGTGGGCGACCGTCTCGAGCACAACACCAAGGAGGGCAAGTGCACGCTCTCGCCCCCGGAGGGCGGGGTCGCCGGGCTGAACCTCGCGCTGGTCACGCGTGAGACCGGCGAGTGCAACGCGAGCGGCGATTGCTACGTCCCCCTCGACCGCGGCGCCCCCGGCTGGCGCGAAGAGGGAGGCAAGATCGTGCTGCCCTTGTACGTGTGCCAACTGGCCACGGCGCGGAAGGC from Myxococcales bacterium harbors:
- a CDS encoding ABC transporter ATP-binding protein, with product MITISHVKKRFDAVLALDDVSLSIRAGERVAFVGANGSGKTTLLRALLGLVRVEGKITIAGSDVAREPEAALRGVAYIPQIAPPIEASVAEVVRAHAALRGKKEEATYERAARLGLDLGASRPKRFRDLSGGMKQKLLAAMALAAEAEVLVCDEPTANLDGEARVAFFSELAARPPSSVVVLCSHRIEEVQKLVARVVELGDGRVVRDASLDEVLVGLKAFRVEVTLRAGATAARAEAMLVGRGFTRCGEARFGASVAQHEKVELVTRLLAEHSADLADLSIVPVDDLARASREPGPRRLEVVA
- a CDS encoding ABC transporter permease, whose translation is MSSATQVFFRLEIAEAMRSRWLVFTAVVYGLVFAGFVWLGLRESRVMGFTGLSRVVLNVSNAIVLVVPLVALIATSQVIVKARHSGYFELMLSQPVRRSEWFVSAVASRLAVIVGPLLVLFAAALVGSALGAQPDAATGPIVARCLAVTVSLAWAFIGIGFWISASARTPERATVLALLAWVVASALHDFALIGALLRVRLPPEVVFVLAAANPVESARIAVLSGVDPELSVLGPVGFWLANTLGPRLMLAVGVAWPALLGTLGLLAAERRLVSSDLVN
- a CDS encoding c-type cytochrome, with protein sequence MKTLRNISSACATLALVLGVAGCSKDEPKPSTGATTGAAAAAAVDVKPIFAEKCVPCHGDKGKGDGPAAAALNPKPRDYTDKAWQASVTDEQIKKTIVYGGAAVGKSPNMPSAPDLDGKPEVVDGLVKYIRAFAK
- a CDS encoding LysR family transcriptional regulator, giving the protein MAPATPWLNYNHLFYFFVVVTEGGVAPASRKLRLSHPTVSEQIRALEAALGETLFFREGRRLALTDVGRHVFTYAEDIFSLGQELTETLRAPSGAPRVAGRPVRLAVGVSDVVPKVIARRVLASLETIEGPIRLTIRQDATVRLLDDLARHALDVLITDTPAPPNTTPRVFAHALGECGTAFFAARSLASELKGDFPRCLDRAPFLLPGPANVQQHALLAYFEKHGVVPRVAAEIDDSALLKAYGEDGRGVFAGPEAISREISAHYNVDCIGRAPALRERFFLLTAERRIEHPLVSRLLSRGHDVFVGEPSREAENPPDSARAPATPRVRGRAPRKARPQRS
- a CDS encoding DUF1275 domain-containing protein, with the translated sequence MNAQIPLLASTTVHDRRNLPLWVVLAFSAGAVNAAALAACQRFVSHVTGTVTRVGADYGSAYLLLDYAAVLGAFVVGAMSSFWMLDGRRLRGKAPFVGLPLAMVAMILALVAALGRFGAFGPFGKTVETPGDFLMLGLLAFAMGLQNASVASTSGMIVRTTHMTGPLTDLSIALGAYLSTAAPADLRERARAGIVLRGAKILAFIAGALVASIAATRLEYLTFLIPAGFVAVAAYVLSSVVEYETQGVVAT
- a CDS encoding carbonic anhydrase (macrophage inducible 5; Mig-5); the protein is MRTHTRETQASITPEKSLQFLKEGNARFVANLRAHRDLLEQINDTRDGQFPFATILSCIDSRTSAELVFDQGLGDIFSVRIAGNVVNDDILGSMEFACKIAGARSVVVLGHTKCGAIKGACDGVQMGNLSTLLNKIQPSIYAERTIHEDRTSANGAFVERVAELQVRRSVRAIVEQSVTLRAMIDAGELAVIGALYDVESGLVTWLEDTRLLGRTTL